A single region of the Streptomyces sp. NBC_00236 genome encodes:
- a CDS encoding extracellular solute-binding protein, which yields MKNRMLVGAIALISTAALGGCGMIPGSGGSGDKKVTIWLMKDSVTGDFLDRFKASYEDEHSSVELEFKIQSWSGIGPKVLEALGGKDTPDVIEVGNTQVAQYAESGNLRDLTLESMRDLGSEDWLPGLAQPGSIRGVQYGIPWYAANRVVIYNKDLFEEAGIKSPPKTREQWIEDTEKLNRNGNQGMYLPGQNWYVLAGFIWDEGGELADDKGGDWQGRLGTPAALRGMDFYSELQALGNGPKNADEEKPPQSDVFAKGDVAQIISTPSTATLIEKANPELKGKLGYFPIPGKTAKAPGSVFTGGSDLIIPQKADQRSAGFEVIKALAGAKWQEELAKAMSYVPNKTSLAHVIEGEESTAAMAEGAARGHATPNSPQWAAVEAANPIKPYMTAVLQGKDPATEAKTASEKITALLAGS from the coding sequence GTGAAGAACCGCATGCTCGTCGGAGCCATTGCCCTGATTTCCACTGCCGCGCTGGGCGGGTGCGGAATGATCCCGGGCTCGGGCGGTTCGGGCGACAAGAAGGTCACGATCTGGCTGATGAAGGACAGTGTCACCGGCGACTTCCTGGACCGCTTCAAGGCCTCGTACGAGGACGAGCACTCCTCGGTCGAACTGGAGTTCAAGATTCAGAGCTGGAGCGGAATCGGGCCGAAGGTTCTCGAAGCGCTGGGCGGCAAGGACACCCCGGACGTCATCGAGGTCGGCAACACCCAGGTCGCCCAGTACGCGGAGAGCGGCAATCTCCGCGACCTCACCCTGGAGTCCATGCGTGACCTGGGCAGCGAGGACTGGCTCCCCGGCCTGGCCCAGCCGGGCAGCATCCGCGGCGTCCAGTACGGAATCCCGTGGTACGCGGCCAACCGGGTGGTGATCTACAACAAGGACCTGTTCGAGGAGGCGGGAATCAAAAGCCCGCCGAAGACGCGTGAACAGTGGATCGAGGACACCGAAAAGCTGAACCGGAACGGCAATCAGGGCATGTACCTGCCGGGCCAGAACTGGTACGTGCTCGCTGGATTCATCTGGGACGAGGGCGGCGAACTCGCCGACGACAAGGGTGGGGACTGGCAGGGGCGGCTGGGCACTCCGGCGGCGCTGAGGGGGATGGATTTCTATTCCGAACTCCAGGCCCTGGGCAACGGTCCCAAGAACGCGGACGAGGAAAAGCCCCCGCAGAGCGATGTGTTCGCCAAGGGTGATGTCGCGCAGATCATCTCCACCCCCAGCACCGCGACCCTGATCGAGAAGGCGAACCCGGAACTCAAGGGAAAGCTGGGCTACTTCCCGATACCCGGCAAGACCGCGAAGGCACCGGGTTCCGTCTTCACCGGCGGCTCCGACCTGATCATTCCGCAGAAGGCGGACCAGCGGAGCGCGGGATTCGAGGTCATCAAGGCACTGGCCGGCGCGAAATGGCAGGAGGAGCTCGCCAAGGCCATGAGCTACGTGCCCAACAAGACGTCCCTGGCCCACGTCATCGAGGGCGAGGAGAGCACCGCCGCGATGGCCGAAGGCGCCGCGCGGGGCCACGCGACCCCCAACTCGCCGCAGTGGGCCGCCGTCGAGGCCGCCAACCCGATCAAGCCGTACATGACGGCGGTCCTCCAGGGCAAGGACCCGGCGACCGAGGCGAAGACCGCGTCCGAGAAGATCACCGCGCTGCTCGCCGGCAGCTGA
- a CDS encoding GNAT family N-acetyltransferase yields the protein MHVLPTASPLAPSVPVQRPDPAAPPRYRVSLAVDQAEIRAAQRLRHQVFSAEFGARLDGPEPGLDSDAFDAYCDHLLVRETETGEIVATYRLLPPERARIAGRLYAESEFDLARLEPVRDDLVEVGRSCVHPAHRDGAVIALIWAGLARYMERSGHNWLAGCCSIPLSDGGAVAARAWDTVRTKHLAPEDYWVTPHRLWQPPAGLPDGPGGLSSLPPLLRGYLRLGARVCGAPAHDPEFNVADLYVLLSLRATDPRYLRHFLSLAPQQ from the coding sequence ATGCATGTGCTGCCCACCGCCTCCCCCCTCGCCCCGTCCGTCCCGGTACAGCGACCCGACCCCGCCGCCCCGCCGCGCTACCGGGTGTCCCTCGCCGTGGACCAGGCGGAGATACGCGCCGCCCAGCGCCTGCGCCACCAGGTCTTCTCCGCCGAGTTCGGCGCCCGGCTGGACGGACCCGAACCAGGTCTGGACAGCGATGCCTTCGACGCGTACTGCGACCACCTCCTGGTCCGGGAGACGGAGACCGGCGAGATCGTCGCCACGTACCGGCTCCTTCCGCCCGAACGCGCCCGTATCGCCGGACGCCTCTACGCCGAGAGTGAGTTCGACCTCGCCCGGCTCGAACCGGTCCGGGACGACCTGGTCGAGGTCGGCCGCTCCTGCGTCCACCCGGCCCACCGCGACGGCGCCGTCATCGCCCTCATCTGGGCCGGCCTGGCCCGCTACATGGAGCGCAGCGGGCACAACTGGCTGGCCGGCTGCTGCTCGATCCCGCTCTCCGACGGCGGGGCCGTGGCCGCCCGGGCCTGGGACACCGTACGGACGAAGCACCTGGCGCCCGAGGACTACTGGGTCACGCCACACCGCCTGTGGCAGCCCCCGGCCGGGCTCCCGGACGGCCCCGGAGGGCTCTCCTCGCTCCCGCCCCTGCTGCGCGGCTATCTGCGCCTGGGCGCCCGGGTCTGCGGGGCACCCGCACACGACCCCGAGTTCAACGTCGCCGACCTGTACGTCCTGCTCTCGCTCCGCGCCACCGACCCCCGCTACCTGCGCCATTTCCTCTCGCTCGCCCCCCAGCAGTGA
- a CDS encoding lysophospholipid acyltransferase family protein, whose translation MSAWLPVSPCTPPGCAAHDGSARHPLTATALLVAGCALTLIGALCTPLVLLLGRAARERLTRGWAYGVVRAFGVRVRVVGRVDGHRGGPGVLVVANHVSWLDIPLVAAVCPGRMLAKSDIRHWPLLGPLAALGGTLFVERERLRALPATVHALASALRGGARVVVFPEGSTWCGRGPGGRFRPAAFQAAIDAGAAVQPVRIRYLGTPAGRRTPAGAAAFVGDDPLAASLWRVVRAAGLTAEIHVLPSIPAGSVNGRRALAGLAQSTVASDSANLPAESVHH comes from the coding sequence GTGAGCGCCTGGCTGCCCGTCTCGCCCTGCACCCCGCCCGGCTGCGCCGCCCACGACGGCTCAGCCCGGCATCCGCTCACGGCGACGGCCCTGCTCGTCGCCGGCTGCGCGCTCACCCTCATCGGCGCGCTGTGTACCCCGCTCGTCCTGCTCCTCGGCCGCGCCGCCCGGGAGCGGCTGACCCGGGGCTGGGCGTACGGGGTGGTCCGCGCCTTCGGGGTGCGCGTGCGTGTCGTCGGCCGGGTGGACGGGCACCGGGGCGGGCCGGGGGTCCTGGTCGTCGCCAACCACGTGTCCTGGCTGGACATCCCCCTGGTCGCGGCCGTCTGCCCCGGCCGCATGCTGGCCAAGAGCGACATCAGGCACTGGCCGCTGCTCGGGCCGCTGGCCGCGCTCGGCGGTACTCTCTTCGTCGAGCGCGAACGGCTGCGGGCCCTGCCCGCGACCGTGCACGCCCTGGCGTCGGCGCTGCGGGGCGGGGCGCGCGTCGTGGTCTTCCCGGAGGGCAGCACCTGGTGCGGCCGCGGGCCCGGCGGCCGGTTCCGGCCCGCCGCCTTCCAGGCGGCGATCGACGCCGGAGCCGCCGTCCAGCCGGTCCGCATCCGCTACCTCGGCACCCCCGCGGGGCGCCGGACCCCGGCGGGAGCCGCCGCATTCGTGGGGGACGATCCGCTGGCCGCCTCCCTGTGGCGGGTGGTGCGGGCGGCCGGGCTGACCGCCGAGATCCACGTCCTGCCGTCGATCCCGGCGGGCAGCGTCAACGGCCGCCGCGCACTGGCCGGGCTGGCTCAGTCCACGGTGGCCAGCGACAGCGCGAACCTGCCTGCCGAATCGGTCCACCACTGA
- the egtD gene encoding L-histidine N(alpha)-methyltransferase produces the protein MSPFLLTRTLPVDATDAALRADVLHGLTRQPKTLPPKWFYDARGSELFEEITRLPEYYPTRAEREILIDRAAEIAAASRARTLVELGSGSSEKTRHLLDALADLHSYVPVDVSESALRGAADALLKERPELSVHALIADFTAELSLPDTPGPRLVAFLGGTIGNLLPAERAAFLSSVRSMLSPGDTLLLGTDLVKDEKVLVAAYDDAAGVTAAFNRNVLSVVDRELGADFAPDDFEHVARWDPQQEWIEMRLRARRALTVKIPELDLLVPFEDGEEVRTEVSAKFRKDGVRDELAAAGLRLSQWWTDSAGRFALSLATVD, from the coding sequence GTGAGTCCCTTTCTGCTGACCCGTACCCTGCCGGTGGACGCGACGGACGCGGCGCTGCGCGCCGATGTGCTGCACGGTCTGACCCGGCAGCCGAAGACGCTGCCTCCCAAGTGGTTCTACGACGCCCGCGGCAGTGAACTGTTCGAGGAGATCACCCGGCTGCCCGAGTACTACCCGACGCGCGCGGAGCGGGAGATCCTGATCGACCGGGCGGCCGAGATCGCGGCCGCGTCCCGTGCCCGGACGCTCGTGGAGCTGGGTTCGGGTTCCTCGGAGAAGACCCGGCACCTGCTGGACGCGCTCGCGGACCTGCACAGTTACGTTCCGGTCGACGTGAGCGAGAGCGCGCTGCGCGGTGCGGCGGACGCACTGCTCAAGGAGCGGCCGGAGCTGTCGGTGCACGCGCTGATCGCCGACTTCACCGCGGAGCTGTCGCTGCCGGACACTCCGGGCCCGCGGCTGGTGGCCTTCCTCGGCGGCACCATCGGCAATCTGCTGCCCGCCGAGCGGGCGGCGTTCCTGTCGTCGGTGCGGTCGATGCTGTCCCCCGGCGACACGCTGCTGCTGGGGACGGATCTGGTGAAGGACGAGAAGGTGCTGGTCGCGGCGTACGACGACGCGGCCGGAGTGACGGCCGCGTTCAACCGGAACGTCCTGTCGGTCGTCGACCGGGAGCTGGGTGCGGACTTCGCGCCGGACGACTTCGAGCATGTGGCCCGGTGGGACCCGCAACAGGAGTGGATCGAGATGCGGTTGCGGGCCCGCCGGGCACTCACGGTGAAGATCCCGGAGCTGGATCTGCTGGTGCCGTTCGAGGACGGTGAGGAGGTGCGGACGGAGGTGTCGGCGAAGTTCCGCAAGGACGGTGTGCGCGATGAACTCGCCGCCGCGGGCCTTCGGCTGAGTCAGTGGTGGACCGATTCGGCAGGCAGGTTCGCGCTGTCGCTGGCCACCGTGGACTGA